A genomic region of Oligoflexia bacterium contains the following coding sequences:
- a CDS encoding HAMP domain-containing sensor histidine kinase, producing MMKYLGFIVCLLSVLFLFRFAAENYTGRGFIYDTPSGGWTIQVGNVEFKDAKLPAALDRLTNRQTGATAVLSRNIIIPKQCGSTPCYLFLGEIGDLAKVFINDRLIKSQGYSQGLKSVAKHFPMWVDLVGKAGDTLRVRVEAESLYGSGFGLTKGPVFIGDYAAMRSHERILSMESVTFPLMQALVLAILGLLAFVCWRLANMDRSVFSFVVFCMAEAAFMVSFSFVPREYLPVTNASAIHFILRVLGDWGLFETICSLLFFPRAVRYPFRIAFVACIAWFAALYFKGASYPEFVRACQLSFPVIVGTPIAGLVYAIYSWSFSKRLPVKPPKDLVILIPTFAVLTLLQMWDTAVFWGFVGGSYLVKFYLAPLAFVFAVVYVLRYFRNFEILSRANADAQKRALLGSIAMEFSHDLKSPLSALRDCAVLALEKNNPDYSKRVLSDISRRTEEVTGRIQEFLNYSRDEIQEKKTVMLTELANQLSQDLSPRIRSKNLKLDFRFPSESVFVDPISLRRAITNLVENAIDASPQNGMILVEAKLLKKRLLVFVKDFGSGIHESELPKIFEPYYTTKPKSEGIGLGLAIVDRISRQHGGHVQVMSKPNMGSTFVMEVPQ from the coding sequence ATGATGAAGTATCTAGGCTTTATCGTATGTCTACTATCGGTACTGTTTCTTTTTCGGTTTGCAGCTGAAAACTATACTGGCCGTGGTTTTATTTACGACACTCCATCGGGTGGTTGGACCATCCAAGTCGGCAATGTGGAATTTAAAGATGCCAAATTACCTGCGGCACTTGACCGTCTCACAAATAGACAAACTGGAGCCACAGCCGTTCTATCTCGAAATATAATTATCCCTAAACAGTGCGGTTCAACTCCGTGCTATTTGTTTTTGGGAGAAATAGGTGATCTTGCGAAAGTATTCATCAATGACCGTCTCATTAAATCGCAAGGATATTCTCAAGGTTTAAAGTCCGTAGCAAAGCACTTTCCGATGTGGGTCGACCTCGTTGGCAAGGCTGGGGATACTCTCCGAGTTCGCGTTGAAGCCGAGAGCCTCTATGGAAGCGGGTTTGGTTTAACAAAAGGACCAGTCTTCATCGGCGACTATGCGGCAATGCGGTCTCACGAACGAATTCTTTCAATGGAGTCTGTAACCTTTCCGCTCATGCAAGCGCTGGTACTCGCAATCCTTGGGTTACTTGCCTTTGTCTGTTGGCGGCTTGCTAACATGGACCGTTCAGTTTTTAGCTTTGTGGTTTTTTGCATGGCTGAAGCTGCCTTCATGGTGAGCTTCTCATTTGTTCCTCGTGAATATTTGCCAGTTACTAATGCCAGTGCGATTCATTTTATTTTACGAGTCCTTGGTGACTGGGGACTCTTCGAAACAATTTGCTCACTTCTATTTTTTCCGCGCGCCGTGCGCTACCCGTTTCGTATAGCATTTGTAGCTTGCATCGCATGGTTCGCTGCACTCTATTTTAAAGGTGCATCTTACCCTGAGTTTGTCAGAGCCTGTCAGTTGTCTTTCCCAGTTATTGTAGGCACACCCATTGCGGGATTAGTTTACGCCATTTATTCTTGGTCATTTAGCAAAAGGCTTCCGGTAAAGCCTCCCAAAGATCTTGTGATCCTAATTCCCACGTTTGCAGTACTCACTTTGTTGCAGATGTGGGATACGGCAGTGTTCTGGGGATTTGTTGGCGGCAGCTATCTTGTAAAGTTTTATCTGGCTCCACTAGCATTCGTTTTTGCAGTTGTTTATGTGCTTCGTTATTTCAGAAATTTTGAAATACTAAGTCGAGCGAATGCCGATGCGCAAAAGCGAGCACTGCTCGGAAGTATTGCGATGGAGTTTTCTCACGACCTTAAAAGCCCTCTCAGTGCACTTCGAGATTGTGCTGTCTTAGCTCTTGAGAAAAATAATCCAGATTACAGCAAAAGAGTTCTGTCAGACATTTCTCGTCGCACCGAAGAAGTCACTGGTCGAATTCAGGAGTTTCTTAATTACTCAAGAGATGAAATTCAGGAAAAGAAAACTGTCATGCTGACTGAGCTGGCAAACCAATTGTCTCAAGATCTCTCACCACGGATTAGATCGAAGAATTTGAAACTGGATTTTCGTTTCCCGAGCGAGAGTGTGTTCGTTGATCCGATTAGCCTTAGACGAGCCATCACTAATTTAGTTGAAAATGCAATCGATGCGTCTCCACAAAATGGGATGATCCTTGTAGAAGCAAAACTATTAAAAAAGAGACTTCTAGTTTTTGTAAAAGATTTCGGAAGCGGAATTCACGAAAGTGAGCTGCCAAAAATATTTGAGCCCTATTACACCACAAAACCAAAAAGCGAAGGAATTGGACTTGGGCTCGCAATAGTAGACCGCATCAGTCGTCAGCATGGCGGCCATGTCCAGGTAATGTCCAAACCAAATATGGGTTCAACTTTTGTCATGGAGGTTCCTCAATGA
- a CDS encoding class I SAM-dependent methyltransferase: MNQTRMPEPDQFGFVKTFNNTGYMTTYLDEVSQAWVSSCAKSAGLNIDIGAAYGVATLPALQLSNATIMAVDLDPGHLEVLTSRAKELGVEDRLITIDADFPNGLEKVEDNSVSNILICRVLHFFDGQRLQESINWCSRKLVKGGRIFLVNETPYLKNFQSFIPIYEERRKQGHEFPGFIEDVKKVAPERAPFLPPQMHLLDADVLTRVCEKAGLKVERSVVIPRPNFPVDIQLDGRESVGVIAAKT, translated from the coding sequence GTGAATCAGACAAGAATGCCTGAACCAGATCAATTCGGATTCGTTAAGACCTTCAATAACACGGGTTATATGACTACCTATCTAGATGAGGTGTCACAAGCATGGGTAAGTTCATGCGCAAAGTCGGCGGGTTTAAATATTGATATTGGAGCAGCGTACGGTGTTGCAACTCTGCCAGCTCTTCAACTCAGCAATGCCACCATTATGGCAGTTGATTTAGATCCAGGCCATCTTGAGGTACTTACTTCACGAGCCAAGGAACTTGGAGTTGAAGATCGACTGATTACCATTGACGCTGATTTTCCAAATGGCCTTGAAAAAGTTGAAGATAACTCTGTTAGCAATATCTTGATTTGCAGAGTCCTACATTTTTTTGACGGCCAGAGATTACAAGAAAGCATTAATTGGTGCTCAAGAAAACTCGTCAAGGGCGGAAGAATCTTTCTTGTCAATGAAACGCCCTACCTTAAGAACTTTCAAAGCTTTATCCCAATCTATGAAGAGCGCAGAAAGCAAGGCCATGAATTTCCTGGCTTCATCGAGGATGTTAAGAAGGTGGCTCCCGAAAGAGCGCCATTTCTTCCTCCGCAGATGCACTTGCTCGATGCCGACGTGTTAACCCGCGTTTGCGAAAAAGCAGGACTCAAAGTTGAGCGTAGTGTGGTTATCCCAAGACCTAATTTCCCCGTAGATATTCAACTTGATGGGCGTGAATCGGTGGGAGTAATAGCGGCAAAGACATGA
- a CDS encoding DUF87 domain-containing protein codes for MLAETKQKCFEHVPYSDISDETIETWDGALCAGFEINALDVECADTSQLDDVAAKLLALVNDLSSEFQYQFNCRNEIKKGESRRIFTAWVQTEAQRTDKPNVFKTRLALEALSTSKSQLKNKLKEGSARLRMALDAAGLKSKRLSDSEIFREMGGLFRPFSEWQYHHLISLRQADLVIKENSFHYDHTFWGGVSVLDLPDQMLSGQMANVILPNFNSVICTKIIPRKTEEIIDKLKRQRKISASLANTKTRLRDLESEAKLQSEDELLEGLIVGQEKVFECQVSAFFATRSEESGDTASLEISDSLRSVGFQPYREAVSLYPVFQSCLPGTSAEKNRTFLLPSSCVQSLLPVYDIDRGHPEPVINFRDRMNSAVGIDLWDSSLNSYNAVISGTSGSGKSFLSNVILKRLSDHGDISTFIIDIGASYKRLTELQGGQYFTFDLNGKNSFNPLGQVTLRDPSSVEAAVDIISAIIGDPKHGIAKYERNILLQEVSELLVKDEGPLTLSLLRNAWLHSESAFLKNASTILYGWTEDRAYGRLLDNTNSLNADSNWVCFDLRGLNDHVELQRVLMLAIVKRLWEVVRYKEGKKILLLDEVWALIQNHAGFIGEAFRTFRKHNASAIAVTQSIEDIATETLTSAVLNNTPTKIILKQSLRPERLQALLSLNKRELEIVGSLKSIKGRYSEFFMINGDKRRFLRLEPTAEDYWLATTNPQDLEFIKKFMCSRLELNELQACKEIAKLYGKERP; via the coding sequence ATGTTAGCTGAGACTAAGCAAAAATGTTTTGAGCATGTCCCTTACTCTGACATCTCAGATGAGACAATTGAAACCTGGGACGGGGCACTCTGTGCTGGGTTTGAAATTAATGCGCTTGATGTTGAGTGTGCTGATACTTCGCAGCTTGATGATGTTGCTGCAAAGCTATTAGCACTCGTTAATGATTTAAGCTCAGAGTTTCAATATCAGTTCAATTGTCGAAATGAGATCAAGAAAGGTGAAAGCAGGAGGATTTTCACGGCATGGGTTCAGACAGAGGCGCAAAGAACAGATAAGCCGAATGTGTTCAAAACACGATTAGCGCTCGAAGCACTCAGTACGAGTAAGTCTCAACTTAAAAACAAACTCAAGGAGGGATCGGCAAGGCTAAGGATGGCCCTTGATGCCGCAGGCCTTAAATCAAAGCGACTAAGTGATTCTGAAATCTTTCGGGAAATGGGCGGTCTTTTTAGACCATTCAGTGAATGGCAGTACCATCACCTGATCTCGTTAAGGCAGGCAGACCTTGTTATCAAAGAAAACTCCTTTCACTACGACCATACTTTTTGGGGAGGAGTCAGTGTTTTAGATCTTCCTGACCAAATGCTTTCAGGACAAATGGCAAACGTCATATTACCTAATTTTAATTCCGTCATTTGCACAAAAATTATCCCAAGGAAGACTGAAGAAATTATAGATAAGCTTAAGAGACAGAGAAAAATCTCAGCCTCACTTGCAAACACTAAGACTCGCCTCAGGGATCTCGAATCAGAAGCAAAACTTCAGTCAGAAGACGAACTGCTCGAAGGGTTGATTGTGGGGCAAGAAAAAGTCTTTGAGTGCCAGGTCTCAGCATTCTTTGCCACACGATCTGAAGAATCAGGAGACACGGCCTCACTTGAGATTTCAGATTCTTTAAGAAGTGTTGGTTTTCAGCCGTATCGTGAGGCCGTCTCACTTTACCCGGTCTTTCAATCGTGTTTACCAGGTACGTCGGCAGAAAAGAACAGAACATTTCTTCTGCCCTCATCATGTGTCCAATCGCTTCTCCCTGTTTATGACATTGATCGTGGGCATCCAGAACCTGTCATTAACTTCAGAGACAGAATGAATTCAGCCGTAGGCATTGATCTCTGGGATTCAAGCCTTAACTCGTATAACGCCGTGATCTCAGGAACTTCAGGAAGTGGTAAGTCTTTTCTCTCTAATGTTATTTTAAAACGGCTTTCAGACCATGGGGACATTTCGACTTTCATCATTGATATTGGAGCAAGTTACAAGAGGCTTACTGAGCTTCAAGGAGGCCAGTACTTTACATTTGATCTGAACGGTAAAAATAGCTTTAACCCGTTGGGACAAGTAACACTTCGAGATCCATCAAGTGTTGAGGCTGCAGTTGATATTATTTCGGCCATTATTGGTGATCCAAAACATGGGATTGCCAAATACGAAAGAAATATTCTGCTTCAAGAAGTGAGCGAGCTACTTGTCAAAGATGAAGGCCCACTTACTTTATCGTTGCTGAGAAATGCTTGGCTTCATTCTGAATCAGCATTTTTAAAAAATGCTTCGACTATTTTGTATGGTTGGACCGAGGATCGGGCCTACGGCCGTCTCCTTGATAACACCAATAGTCTCAACGCTGATAGCAATTGGGTTTGCTTTGATTTAAGGGGCCTTAACGATCATGTTGAACTTCAAAGAGTACTGATGCTCGCAATCGTAAAACGATTGTGGGAAGTCGTCAGATACAAAGAAGGAAAGAAAATTCTTCTGTTAGATGAAGTGTGGGCTTTGATTCAAAACCACGCGGGCTTTATCGGCGAAGCGTTTAGAACTTTCAGAAAGCACAATGCAAGTGCAATTGCTGTTACTCAAAGTATTGAAGACATCGCCACAGAAACACTGACGTCTGCGGTACTTAATAACACTCCAACTAAGATTATTCTCAAGCAATCATTGCGGCCGGAACGTCTTCAAGCACTTCTTAGCTTAAATAAGCGAGAGCTAGAGATCGTTGGCTCTCTAAAAAGCATCAAGGGCCGCTACTCGGAATTCTTTATGATCAATGGTGATAAACGGCGCTTTCTCAGGCTTGAGCCAACGGCAGAAGACTACTGGCTCGCTACAACTAACCCGCAAGATTTGGAATTCATCAAAAAATTTATGTGTTCAAGACTTGAACTTAATGAGCTTCAGGCTTGTAAGGAAATCGCAAAACTCTACGGAAAGGAGAGACCATGA